In one Carettochelys insculpta isolate YL-2023 chromosome 6, ASM3395843v1, whole genome shotgun sequence genomic region, the following are encoded:
- the LOC142014055 gene encoding olfactory receptor 5G9-like: protein MAGWNQTTVTEFILLGFTDDALTQLALFVVFLCIYLVTLVGNLGMIALIQFDSRLHTPMYFFLSNLSFSDLCYSTVVVPKTLANFVAEKKAISFIGCATQFYFYAVFATVECLLLAAMAYDRYVAICNPLLYPVVMSQKVCIWLVVASYLVGCANGLIHTNTTFRLPFCTSNIIDHFFCDVPLILKLSCSDTLINQILLFVISSLIGLFSFITIFVSYMYILVNILRIHSAEGRHKAFSTCASHLMAVTLFYTTILFIYLRPSSSYADGQDRVAAVFYTVVIPMMNPLIYSLRNKEVKEALRRTVQKKGASTGS from the coding sequence ATGGCTGGATGGAATCAAACCACAGTAACTGAATTTATCCTCTTGGGATTCACAGATGATGCACTGACCCAACTTGCTCTCTTTGTGGTGTTTCTATGTATCTACCTCGTCACCCTTGTTGGGAACCTTGGCATGATTGCCTTGATTCAGTTTGACTCCcgccttcacacccccatgtactttttcctcaGTAACCTGTCCTTCTCAGACCTCTGCTACTCCACTGTTGTGGTCCCCAAGACACTGGCAAACTTTGTGGCTGAGAAGAAAGCCATTTCGTTCATTGGCTGTGCCACCCAGTTTTATTTCTATGCTGTGTTTGCCACGGTGGAGTGCCTCCTACTGGCCGCCATGGCATACGACCGTTATGTGGCCATCTGTAACCCTCTTCTCTACCCAGTCGTCATGTCCCAAAAGGTCTGCATATGGCTGGTGGTGGCTTCCTACCTAGTGGGTTGCGCCAATGGTCTGATACACACCAACACCACCTTCCGCCTCCCCTTCTGCACTTCCAACATCATTGaccacttcttctgtgatgtGCCCTTGATACTGAAGCTCTCCTGCTCTGACACCCTCATCAATCAAATCCTGCTGTTCGTCATCTCCTCCTTGATTGGCCTTTTCTCCTTCATCACCATCTTTGTCTCCTACATGTACATCCTGGTCAACATCCTGCGGATCCACTCCGCTGAGGGCAGACACAAGGCCTTCTCCACCTGTGCCTCCCACCTGATGGCCGTGACTCTGTTCTACACCACCATCCTCTTCATCTATCTAAGGCCCAGCTCCAGCTACGCGGATGGGCAAGATCGAGTGGCTGCTGTCTTCTACACAGTGGTGATCCCCATGATGAACCCCTTGATCTACAGCCTGAGGAACAAGGAGGTGAAGGAGGCCTTAAGAAGGACAGTACAGAAGAAGGGAGCCTCAACAGGGTCATAA